In the genome of Misgurnus anguillicaudatus chromosome 11, ASM2758022v2, whole genome shotgun sequence, one region contains:
- the LOC129416711 gene encoding hydroxycarboxylic acid receptor 2: protein MTSNITEHHCNVSTQHLVTNILPTVLIIELLLGLPGNVMALWIFCRNMQSWRANVTFLFNLILSDFLLLLSLPFRIDNFIRGEMWVFGDAWCRINLFMLAVNRSASIAFMTAVAFDRYFKVVHPHHVINHMTSKQAACVACFIWVVVIALRIPLLANNLLITENNNSFCRSFSNYENPSLGIQLHYAVFSFEFFVPLILLIFCSLRIACILRSRQMDKDKKGQRAIRTVLVIVGVFIFCFFPSIATGLTALRLKALGEAYCNSYNLTSQFFAMSIAFTYLNSTLDPVIYCFSSSIFRNSLKRTVNRTGFLQLQLSRRGSMQSGND, encoded by the coding sequence ATGACATCCAACATCACTGAACATCACTGCAATGTGTCAACTCAacatttggttacaaacattcttcccACCGTGCTGATCATCGAGTTGTTACTTGGTCTACCTGGCAATGTTATGGCATTGTGGATTTTTTGCAGAAATATGCAGTCTTGGAGGGCTAATGTCACATTCCTGTTCAATCTTATTTTGTCTGACTTTCTGCTCCTCTTGAGTCTACCCTTCCGCATCGACAACTTCATACGTGGTGAAATGTGGGTATTCGGCGACGCCTGGTGTCGGATAAATCTATTTATGCTAGCTGTCAACCGATCAGCAAGCATTGCCTTCATGACTGCCGTGGCTTTCGACCGCTATTTTAAAGTGGTCCACCCGCATCACGtaatcaatcacatgacttcAAAACAAGCAGCCTGTGTTGCCTGCTTCATCTGGGTGGTTGTGATAGCCCTGAGGATCCCTTTACTGGCCAACAACCTCCTAATCACAGAGAACAACAACTCTTTTTGCAGAAGTTTCAGTAATTATGAAAACCCTTCACTAGGTATCCAACTGCATTATGCTGTGTTTAGCTTCGAGTTTTTCGTGCCTCTAATACTCCTCATCTTTTGCTCCCTGCGTATTGCCTGCATCCTTCGTTCTCGACAGATGGACAAAGACAAGAAGGGACAAAGAGCGATTCGGACCGTCCTGGTTATCGTTGGCGTTTTCATCTTTTGTTTCTTTCCCAGCATTGCCACAGGGTTGACTGCCCTTCGTTTAAAAGCTCTTGGAGAAGCTTACTGCAATTCTTACAATCTGACCTCTCAGTTTTTTGCTATGTCCATAGCATTCACCTATCTAAACAGCACTCTGGATCCGGTCATCTATTGCTTCTCCAGTTCTATATTTCGCAATTCATTGAAAAGAACTGTAAACCGGACTGGCTTCTTACAGTTACAGCTCAGCAGACGGGGCAGCATGCAAAGTGGCAATGACTAA
- the LOC129416229 gene encoding hydroxycarboxylic acid receptor 2, whose amino-acid sequence MTSNITEHHCNVSTQHLVANVLPPVLIIELLLGLPGNLMALWIFCKNMQSWRANVTFLFNLIISDFLLLLSLPFRIDNFIRGEMWVFGDAWCRINLFMLAVNRSASIAFMTAVAFDRYFKVVHPHHVINHMTSKQAACVACFIWVVVIALRIPLLANNLLITENNNSFCRSFSNYENPSLGIKLHYAVFSFEFFVPLILLIFCSLRIACILRSRQMDKDKKGQRAIRTVLVIVGVFIFCFFPSIATGLTALRLKALGEAYCNSYNLTSQFFAMSIAFTYLNSTLDPVIYCFSSSIFRNSLKRTVNRTGFLQLQLSRRGSMQSGSD is encoded by the coding sequence ATGACATCCAACATCACTGAACATCACTGCAATGTGTCAACTCAACATTTGGTGGCGAACGTTCTTCCCCCCGTGCTGATCATCGAGCTGTTACTTGGCCTGCCTGGGAATCTCATGGCATTGTggattttttgcaaaaatatgcaGTCTTGGAGGGCTAACGTCACATTCCTGTTCAATCTTATTATTTCTGATTTTCTGCTCCTCTTGAGTCTACCCTTCCGCATCGACAACTTCATACGTGGTGAAATGTGGGTATTCGGCGACGCCTGGTGTCGGATAAATCTATTCATGCTGGCTGTCAACCGATCGGCCAGCATTGCCTTCATGACTGCCGTGGCTTTCGACCGCTACTTTAAAGTGGTCCACCCGCATCACGtaatcaatcacatgacttcAAAACAAGCAGCCTGTGTTGCCTGCTTCATCTGGGTGGTTGTGATAGCCCTGAGGATCCCTTTACTGGCCAACAACCTCCTAATCACAGAGAACAACAACTCTTTTTGCAGAAGTTTCAGTAATTATGAAAACCCTTCACTAGGTATCAAACTGCATTATGCTGTGTTTAGCTTCGAGTTTTTCGTGCCTCTGATACTCCTCATCTTTTGCTCCCTGCGTATTGCCTGCATCCTGCGTTCTCGACAGATGGACAAAGACAAGAAGGGACAAAGAGCAATTCGGACCGTCCTGGTTATCGTTGGCGTTTTCATCTTTTGTTTCTTTCCCAGCATTGCCACAGGGTTGACTGCCCTTCGTTTAAAAGCTCTTGGAGAAGCTTACTGCAATTCTTACAATCTGACCTCTCAGTTTTTTGCTATGTCCATAGCATTCACCTATCTAAACAGCACTCTGGATCCGGTCATCTATTGCTTCTCCAGTTCTATATTTCGCAATTCATTGAAAAGAACTGTAAACCGGACTGGCTTCTTACAGTTACAGCTCAGTAGACGGGGCAGCATGCAAAGTGGCAGCGACTAA